The proteins below are encoded in one region of Ferruginibacter lapsinanis:
- a CDS encoding DNA polymerase III subunit gamma/tau, producing the protein MDKFIVSARKYRPQNFNTVVGQSHITTTLKNAIKNNQLAHAFLFCGPRGVGKTTCARILAKTINCENQTKDGEACNTCNSCVSFDAGTSLNIHELDAASNNSVDDIRSLVEQVRFAPQAGKYKVYIVDEVHMLSSSAFNAFLKTLEEPPPYAIFILATTEKHKILPTILSRCQIFDFKRITNNDTVEHLQEICEKEQIKAEKTALHIIAQKSEGCMRDSLSILDKIVSFTNGEVTYANTLEHLNILDEDYYFKLLDHLQQQNLSDALLMYDEINRKGFEGDTVLEGFAEFLRNILVSKDAKVAMLLEVAEEFKQKYLQTAERIPAAYVVSALNILNDAGINYKQARNKRLHVELTLIKLSYLNQALELVNNEGSVSKKKIIEGARSVAFRALPISKVKETGVVTASSVDAKQQEKPASEAKLIIEAPKPPASSPKPPTSNVQPPTSSMGSLSKIRSKISQESQQGSQAKTITEEELKICWDEFIEKLRAKKNPAAITNFKNAEVFIIDNNTIEVKINGELAKKFIEAERADLIIHLQNYFNNKALTYQITVVESTNNNEPVERQLNTKEQYQRIIDEYPLVKELKERLKLQLDY; encoded by the coding sequence ATGGATAAATTTATCGTATCAGCACGAAAATACAGACCGCAGAATTTTAATACAGTTGTGGGGCAATCGCATATCACCACTACATTAAAAAATGCTATTAAGAATAACCAACTGGCACATGCATTTTTATTTTGTGGTCCCCGGGGTGTGGGTAAAACAACCTGTGCAAGGATCTTGGCAAAAACGATCAACTGCGAAAATCAGACAAAAGACGGAGAAGCCTGTAATACCTGCAACAGCTGTGTTTCTTTTGATGCCGGTACTTCTTTGAATATTCATGAATTAGATGCGGCAAGCAATAACTCCGTAGATGATATCAGAAGCCTGGTAGAGCAGGTAAGGTTTGCGCCACAAGCCGGTAAATACAAAGTGTATATAGTGGATGAGGTACACATGTTAAGTTCATCGGCATTCAATGCTTTTTTGAAAACGCTGGAGGAGCCGCCACCTTACGCCATTTTTATTTTAGCTACTACAGAAAAACATAAGATACTGCCAACTATTTTAAGTCGTTGCCAGATATTCGATTTTAAAAGAATCACCAATAATGATACGGTAGAACACCTGCAGGAAATTTGTGAGAAAGAACAGATCAAAGCAGAAAAAACAGCCCTGCACATCATTGCTCAAAAGAGCGAAGGTTGTATGAGAGATTCGCTGAGTATACTCGATAAAATTGTAAGTTTTACCAACGGAGAAGTTACCTACGCCAATACTTTAGAGCATCTTAATATCCTAGACGAAGATTATTATTTTAAGTTGCTGGATCATCTGCAACAACAGAATTTGAGTGATGCATTATTAATGTATGATGAGATCAATCGCAAAGGGTTTGAAGGAGATACAGTGCTGGAAGGTTTTGCAGAATTTTTACGCAATATATTGGTAAGCAAGGATGCCAAAGTGGCTATGTTGTTGGAAGTGGCAGAAGAGTTCAAACAAAAATATTTACAGACAGCAGAGCGAATACCAGCGGCCTATGTGGTAAGTGCATTGAATATTTTGAATGATGCCGGGATCAATTATAAACAGGCAAGAAATAAACGTTTACATGTAGAGCTCACCTTGATCAAGTTGAGTTACTTGAATCAGGCATTGGAACTGGTAAATAACGAAGGCTCGGTAAGTAAAAAAAAAATAATTGAAGGAGCCAGATCGGTAGCATTCAGGGCTTTACCTATCAGTAAGGTAAAAGAAACAGGTGTAGTAACAGCTTCATCAGTTGATGCCAAACAACAGGAAAAACCAGCAAGTGAAGCCAAACTGATCATTGAAGCACCGAAACCTCCAGCCTCCAGCCCCAAACCTCCAACTTCCAACGTCCAACCCCCAACCTCCTCCATGGGGTCTTTGAGTAAGATACGTTCTAAAATATCTCAGGAGAGTCAACAGGGAAGTCAGGCAAAGACTATAACAGAAGAAGAATTAAAAATATGCTGGGATGAATTCATTGAGAAATTAAGGGCAAAGAAAAATCCTGCGGCCATTACTAATTTTAAAAATGCCGAAGTATTCATCATTGATAATAATACCATCGAAGTAAAGATAAACGGTGAGCTGGCTAAGAAATTTATTGAAGCAGAAAGAGCAGATCTGATTATACATCTGCAAAATTATTTTAATAACAAGGCACTGACCTACCAGATAACGGTTGTTGAATCAACTAATAATAATGAACCGGTAGAAAGGCAATTAAACACTAAAGAGCAATATCAACGTATCATTGACGAGTATCCGTTGGTAAAAGAATTGAAGGAAAGATTGAAATTGCAGTTAGATTATTAA
- a CDS encoding Crp/Fnr family transcriptional regulator, whose product MSFDLILKNIAKHINLSSKEETCFIDLLQQKKLKKRQFLLQEDQVCRYSAFVTKGCLRGYTIDQNGFEHILQFAPRDWWIADMYSLITEQPGNLNIDALDHTEVLLLAKKDQERLFSEIPKFERFFRIITENSLINSRLRLMDNLSKSAQERYLTFCKRYPSLIEWLPQKQIAAYIGVTPEFLSKMRTDFLRKK is encoded by the coding sequence ATGTCATTTGATCTGATTCTAAAAAATATTGCCAAACACATCAATTTATCATCTAAAGAAGAAACATGCTTCATCGATTTGCTGCAACAAAAAAAATTAAAAAAAAGACAGTTCCTTTTACAAGAAGATCAGGTGTGCCGTTATTCTGCATTTGTTACGAAAGGATGTCTGCGAGGATATACCATAGATCAGAATGGCTTTGAGCATATTTTACAATTTGCGCCACGTGACTGGTGGATTGCAGATATGTACAGCCTAATCACAGAACAACCCGGGAACCTCAATATTGATGCATTGGATCATACTGAAGTATTGTTGCTTGCAAAAAAAGACCAGGAAAGACTCTTTTCAGAAATACCAAAATTTGAACGCTTCTTTCGTATTATTACTGAAAATTCTTTGATTAACAGCCGCTTGAGGCTAATGGACAATCTAAGTAAGTCTGCCCAGGAACGTTACTTAACTTTCTGTAAACGCTATCCTTCCCTTATAGAATGGTTGCCGCAAAAACAAATCGCTGCCTACATTGGTGTTACACCAGAATTTCTCAGTAAAATGCGTACTGATTTTCTCCGCAAAAAATAA
- a CDS encoding pirin family protein: MQRIDFIKKGLLGTGIFAVSNSFASLIENDVDELHPLNILGFNHLPNTESKIMSNTVLHKSNSRGNANHGWLQSYHTFSFANYYNPERMHFGVLRVLNDDTVAPGMGFGTHPHDNMEIISIPLEGDLEHRDSMGNVAVIKNGDIQILSAGTGITHSEYNKNEDKTVKFLQIWVFPNKKNIQPSYDQLTLKTEDRLNKLQQIVSPSKADDGVFIQQDAWFHLGKLDKDISLTYQLKKKGNGVYAFILNGEVSINEQELYTRDGFGVWDTDSLQIKANTNAEILLMDVPMGPEV; the protein is encoded by the coding sequence ATGCAACGTATAGATTTTATCAAAAAAGGTTTATTAGGAACCGGAATTTTCGCCGTATCAAATTCGTTCGCATCTCTAATAGAAAATGATGTGGATGAATTGCATCCGCTTAATATCCTTGGCTTCAATCATCTTCCTAATACAGAATCTAAAATTATGTCGAATACAGTTCTGCACAAATCAAATTCAAGAGGTAATGCCAATCATGGCTGGTTACAAAGTTATCATACGTTCAGCTTTGCCAATTATTATAATCCTGAAAGAATGCATTTTGGTGTACTCCGTGTGTTAAATGATGACACCGTTGCACCGGGTATGGGCTTTGGCACCCACCCACATGATAATATGGAAATTATTTCCATTCCGTTGGAAGGAGATTTAGAACATAGGGACAGTATGGGTAACGTGGCTGTTATTAAAAACGGCGATATACAGATACTAAGCGCAGGTACTGGAATCACTCATAGTGAATACAATAAGAACGAGGATAAGACTGTAAAATTTTTACAGATATGGGTATTCCCTAATAAGAAAAATATACAGCCCAGTTATGACCAGTTAACGTTGAAAACAGAAGACCGTTTAAATAAACTGCAACAAATAGTTTCACCGAGTAAAGCTGATGATGGCGTATTCATTCAACAAGATGCCTGGTTTCATTTGGGCAAACTCGATAAAGATATTTCCCTTACATATCAACTTAAGAAGAAAGGAAACGGAGTATATGCTTTTATTCTGAACGGAGAGGTTAGCATTAATGAACAAGAACTGTATACAAGGGACGGTTTTGGTGTTTGGGACACCGATAGTTTGCAAATTAAGGCTAATACAAATGCAGAAATATTATTGATGGATGTGCCAATGGGGCCTGAAGTGTAA
- a CDS encoding hydrolase produces MKKTILTAFIATVSFAATAQKPSPELLNPTNHTLVLIDHESQMAFATKSITADELRNNVGIVAGASQIFNVPTVVTTVAEKKFSGPVFREIEEFYPQATSNYIDRTTMNTWEDVNAYKAITAKSKKKIVFAGLWTSVCIVGPALSAKAEGYDVYVITDACGDVSKEAHDVAIQRLIQQGIKPITSIQYLLELQRDWARGATYKPVTDLVKKYGGAYGIGIQYAHEMLKH; encoded by the coding sequence ATGAAAAAGACAATTTTAACAGCATTCATTGCTACAGTATCATTCGCAGCTACTGCGCAAAAACCTTCTCCTGAATTATTAAATCCAACCAACCATACGCTTGTATTGATTGATCATGAAAGCCAGATGGCATTTGCCACTAAAAGCATTACTGCTGATGAACTAAGAAACAATGTGGGAATTGTTGCAGGTGCCTCCCAAATATTCAATGTACCAACAGTGGTAACTACAGTTGCCGAAAAAAAATTCAGCGGCCCGGTATTCAGAGAAATTGAAGAGTTTTATCCGCAGGCTACCAGCAACTATATTGACCGTACCACTATGAACACATGGGAAGATGTAAATGCTTATAAAGCCATTACTGCTAAAAGTAAAAAGAAAATCGTTTTTGCAGGTTTGTGGACTAGCGTATGTATCGTAGGACCTGCCTTATCTGCCAAAGCTGAAGGATACGATGTTTATGTAATTACCGACGCTTGTGGTGATGTAAGCAAAGAAGCACATGATGTAGCCATTCAAAGGTTGATTCAGCAGGGTATTAAACCAATAACATCTATTCAATACCTTTTGGAGCTGCAAAGAGATTGGGCAAGAGGTGCAACTTACAAACCCGTTACAGACCTTGTTAAAAAATATGGCGGTGCTTACGGTATAGGTATTCAGTATGCTCATGAAATGCTGAAACACTAA